In Candidatus Hamiltonella defensa 5AT (Acyrthosiphon pisum), one genomic interval encodes:
- the ileS gene encoding isoleucine--tRNA ligase yields MSHKNNYKDSLNLPETGFPMRGNLAQREPEMLKRWENENLFALVRAAKKGKKSFLLHDGPPYANGDIHIGHAMNKILKDIIIKSKGMSGYDAHYIPGWDCHGLPIELKVEQLLGKANEKISLSEFHAACREYASEQVNKQRKSFIRLGVIGDWDHPYLTMDHQTEANIIRAFSKIIENGHVYKGIKPVYWCTDCTSSLAEAEVEYYDKTSLSIDVRFLAVDPKAVVARFGVDSESASVSVIIWTTTPWTLPANRAIALHPEVTYQLVRMADDYFILAEDLIETAMWRIFKQNREKEWQVIGQCSGRDLEHLRFKHPFMDFDVPIILADYVTVDAGTGAVHTAPAHGPDDFVICQKYGIETFNPVGPDGCYLQNTDPRLDGLFVFKANDVVREILRDNRTLMHAEQLVHSYPCCWRHKTPLIFRSTSQWFISMVKQTLRKNALSAIQKVKWIPHWGQARIESMVTHRPDWCISRQRTWGVPMSLFIHKETEALHPRTQELMEEVAQRVEKEGIQAWWNISPEEMLGEEAAYYIKVPDTLEVWFDSGSTHSSVVEARYGLNTDIDMCLEGSDQHRGWFMSSLMLSAAMKNKAPYKEVLTHGFVVDGQGRKMSKSIGNTVAPQDVTNKLGADIFRLWVASTDYTSEMAVSDEILQHSADAYRRIRNTARFLLANLKDFDPATDLVSPEDMVMLDRWSVSCAAHAQADIIKAYEHYDFHFVVQRLMQFCSVEMGSFYLDIIKDRQYTVKNDSLARRSGQTALFHIVHALVRWLAPILSFTADEIWQYLPGHDSHRAKYSSVFTQEWYPHLLTLEENKDPSHPLMNDAFWRKILRVRSEVNKVLEEARKNKQIGSSLEASVTLYAQPELASDLNSLQSELRFVLLTSSVRVADYKEADDKAQKTEQLMNELKITINKAQGQKCPRCWHYTPNVVLAGEQGELCPRCVSNVAGPGEERKFA; encoded by the coding sequence ATGAGTCATAAAAATAACTATAAAGATAGCCTCAACCTGCCAGAAACAGGCTTCCCAATGAGGGGTAATTTAGCCCAGCGCGAACCCGAGATGCTCAAACGCTGGGAGAATGAAAATTTATTTGCCCTTGTTCGCGCCGCTAAAAAAGGCAAAAAATCGTTTTTATTACACGATGGCCCTCCTTATGCGAATGGGGATATTCATATTGGTCATGCCATGAATAAAATTCTCAAAGACATCATTATAAAATCAAAAGGGATGTCGGGTTATGACGCACATTATATCCCGGGCTGGGATTGTCATGGATTACCGATTGAATTAAAAGTGGAACAATTGCTCGGCAAGGCCAATGAAAAAATCAGCTTGTCCGAATTTCATGCGGCCTGTCGCGAATATGCGTCGGAACAAGTGAACAAACAGAGAAAAAGTTTTATTCGACTGGGCGTTATAGGTGACTGGGATCACCCTTACTTAACGATGGATCACCAAACAGAAGCCAATATTATTCGCGCTTTCAGCAAAATTATCGAAAACGGTCATGTTTACAAAGGGATTAAGCCGGTTTATTGGTGTACAGATTGTACTTCTTCTTTGGCAGAAGCCGAGGTGGAATATTATGATAAAACCTCTTTGTCGATCGATGTCCGTTTTCTTGCGGTCGATCCCAAAGCCGTTGTCGCCCGATTTGGTGTTGATTCTGAAAGTGCCTCTGTTTCTGTCATTATCTGGACCACTACCCCTTGGACTTTACCTGCAAATCGAGCGATTGCACTTCATCCAGAGGTGACTTATCAACTGGTACGCATGGCCGATGACTATTTTATTCTGGCAGAAGATTTAATAGAAACGGCGATGTGGCGTATTTTTAAACAAAATCGAGAAAAAGAATGGCAAGTGATCGGCCAGTGCTCAGGTAGGGATTTGGAGCATCTGCGCTTTAAACATCCTTTTATGGATTTTGATGTGCCTATCATTTTAGCAGATTATGTCACAGTGGACGCAGGAACCGGTGCCGTACATACCGCCCCGGCACATGGGCCCGATGATTTCGTGATCTGTCAAAAATATGGGATTGAAACCTTCAACCCTGTCGGGCCTGATGGCTGTTATTTACAAAATACCGATCCCAGATTAGATGGCCTTTTTGTGTTCAAGGCAAATGACGTTGTGCGCGAGATTTTGCGCGACAACCGCACACTGATGCATGCTGAACAATTAGTGCACAGCTATCCTTGCTGCTGGAGACACAAAACGCCTTTGATCTTTAGATCCACATCGCAGTGGTTTATCAGCATGGTAAAGCAGACTTTACGTAAAAACGCATTATCAGCAATTCAAAAAGTCAAATGGATCCCTCATTGGGGTCAGGCTCGCATTGAATCCATGGTGACCCATCGTCCAGATTGGTGCATTTCTCGTCAACGTACCTGGGGTGTGCCCATGTCTCTTTTTATTCATAAAGAAACGGAGGCCTTGCATCCTCGAACTCAAGAATTAATGGAAGAAGTCGCACAAAGAGTCGAAAAAGAAGGCATTCAAGCCTGGTGGAATATATCGCCAGAGGAAATGTTAGGTGAAGAAGCGGCCTATTATATCAAAGTGCCGGATACTTTGGAGGTTTGGTTTGATTCTGGTTCCACGCATTCTTCTGTTGTAGAGGCTCGTTATGGGCTCAATACAGATATTGATATGTGCTTGGAAGGATCTGATCAGCATCGCGGCTGGTTTATGTCTTCGCTGATGTTATCTGCCGCAATGAAAAACAAAGCGCCTTATAAAGAAGTGTTAACGCACGGTTTTGTGGTCGATGGCCAAGGGCGAAAAATGTCTAAATCTATCGGCAATACAGTGGCGCCTCAAGATGTGACCAATAAGCTGGGTGCAGATATATTTCGACTTTGGGTAGCCTCAACGGATTATACGAGTGAAATGGCGGTTTCAGACGAAATACTGCAGCATTCTGCGGATGCTTATCGACGTATTCGCAATACGGCGCGTTTTCTTTTAGCCAATTTAAAAGATTTTGATCCTGCAACAGATTTAGTGTCTCCAGAAGACATGGTCATGTTAGATCGTTGGTCTGTGAGCTGCGCGGCACATGCCCAAGCCGATATCATCAAAGCTTATGAACATTACGATTTTCATTTTGTGGTACAACGTTTAATGCAATTTTGTTCCGTCGAAATGGGATCTTTTTATCTCGATATCATTAAAGATAGACAATATACTGTTAAAAATGACAGCTTGGCTCGCCGTAGTGGTCAAACTGCATTATTCCATATTGTACACGCCCTGGTTCGCTGGTTAGCGCCCATCCTCTCGTTCACTGCTGATGAAATTTGGCAATATTTACCTGGTCATGATTCGCATCGTGCAAAATATTCTTCTGTTTTTACTCAAGAATGGTATCCGCATTTATTGACCTTAGAGGAGAACAAAGATCCTTCTCATCCTCTAATGAATGATGCATTTTGGCGAAAAATATTGCGGGTGCGTAGTGAAGTGAATAAAGTTTTGGAAGAAGCGCGTAAAAATAAACAGATTGGAAGTTCTCTGGAAGCCTCAGTGACTTTATATGCTCAGCCTGAATTGGCAAGCGATTTGAACAGCTTGCAAAGCGAGCTCCGGTTTGTATTACTCACTTCTTCTGTACGTGTTGCTGACTATAAAGAGGCAGATGACAAGGCACAAAAAACGGAACAATTGATGAACGAATTAAAAATCACGATCAATAAAGCACAAGGGCAAAAATGCCCCAGGTGTTGGCATTACACGCCAAATGTTGTTTTGGCAGGCGAACAGGGTGAACTTTGTCCGCGTTGTGTGAGTAACGTAGCCGGTCCCGGTGAAGAACGTAAGTTTGCTTAA
- the lspA gene encoding signal peptidase II, whose product MNRSMGMTQLRWLWLSVVVMVLDLASKYWIIHHFDLYETRPLIPFLNMTYAQNTGAAFSFLADSGGWQRWFFILVAVLIIAILMRLMYRSTENKWINAAYALIIGGALGNLCDRIANGFVIDFIDFYVNQWHWPTFNLADSAICIGALFIFLEGFLNPASKKQITQKEK is encoded by the coding sequence ATAAACCGTTCGATGGGTATGACTCAATTGCGTTGGTTGTGGCTTTCTGTCGTGGTCATGGTGTTAGATCTCGCCAGCAAATATTGGATCATTCATCATTTTGATTTATATGAAACACGGCCTTTGATTCCTTTTTTGAACATGACTTATGCTCAAAATACAGGGGCCGCATTTAGTTTTTTGGCAGACAGCGGCGGTTGGCAACGTTGGTTTTTTATTCTGGTCGCTGTTTTGATTATCGCTATCCTGATGAGATTAATGTATCGCTCAACAGAAAATAAATGGATAAACGCCGCTTATGCTCTCATCATTGGGGGTGCCCTTGGAAATTTATGTGATCGAATAGCGAATGGCTTTGTGATCGATTTTATTGATTTTTATGTCAACCAATGGCATTGGCCTACCTTTAATTTGGCTGATTCTGCTATTTGTATCGGTGCTTTATTCATATTTTTAGAAGGATTTTTAAATCCGGCTTCAAAAAAACAGATCACTCAAAAAGAGAAATAA
- the fkpB gene encoding FKBP-type peptidyl-prolyl cis-trans isomerase, with amino-acid sequence MENRIEKNSAVLLHFTLTLEDGSIAESSRLSGKPALFCLGDQSLSDMLEAQLLGLKVNDKKKFTLPAVAAFGEKNPDLIQYFSREDFSNIGLPEVGAVILFTAINGREMPGIVYEVMAESITVDFNHPLAGHSVNFDIEVLKIDPQDGKKNENIVG; translated from the coding sequence CTGGAAAATCGGATAGAAAAAAACAGTGCCGTTCTGCTGCATTTTACGCTGACTTTAGAAGATGGCTCTATCGCCGAATCTAGCCGTCTTTCGGGCAAACCTGCTTTATTTTGTTTGGGTGATCAAAGCTTATCTGACATGTTAGAAGCCCAATTATTGGGCTTAAAGGTCAATGATAAAAAAAAATTTACACTCCCCGCAGTTGCCGCTTTTGGTGAAAAAAATCCTGATTTGATTCAATATTTTTCCAGAGAGGATTTTTCAAATATAGGTCTACCTGAGGTCGGGGCAGTCATCTTATTCACGGCGATCAATGGCCGTGAAATGCCTGGGATTGTGTATGAAGTGATGGCAGAGTCTATTACTGTGGATTTTAATCATCCTTTAGCAGGACATTCTGTGAATTTTGATATTGAAGTATTAAAAATTGATCCTCAAGACGGTAAAAAAAATGAAAATATTGTTGGCTAA
- the ispH gene encoding 4-hydroxy-3-methylbut-2-enyl diphosphate reductase: protein MKILLANPRGFCAGVYRAISIVESALKIYGPPIYVRHEVVHNRYVVEDLRKRGAIFIEHISQVPDGSVLIFSAHGVSQAVKAQAKARQLKILFDATCPLVTKVHMEVLRASRKGQEAILIGHAGHPEVEGTMGQYDNASAGVYLVESVEDVNQLKVKDENNLCFMTQTTLSVDDTLEITSALQKRFPKIIGPRKDDICYATTNRQQAVRELSEKSDMVLVVGSKNSSNSNRLAELAKRMGKPAYLIDSDADIHADWLKNIKYIGVTAGASAPDVLVQKVIITLQSLGADESIEMMGQEENIVFEIPKQLRIHATEISCS from the coding sequence ATGAAAATATTGTTGGCTAACCCAAGGGGATTTTGTGCGGGTGTGTATCGTGCGATCAGCATTGTAGAAAGTGCGTTAAAAATATACGGTCCACCCATCTATGTGCGCCATGAGGTTGTCCATAATCGCTATGTTGTCGAAGATTTACGCAAGAGAGGGGCAATATTTATTGAACATATTTCACAGGTGCCGGATGGGTCCGTGCTGATTTTTTCTGCTCATGGTGTTTCGCAGGCAGTCAAGGCGCAGGCCAAGGCACGTCAATTAAAAATACTGTTTGATGCCACTTGCCCCTTGGTCACTAAAGTGCATATGGAAGTGCTTCGTGCCAGCCGTAAAGGGCAAGAAGCCATTTTGATTGGGCACGCGGGGCATCCTGAAGTTGAGGGCACGATGGGGCAATATGATAACGCATCCGCAGGGGTTTATTTGGTGGAATCTGTGGAAGATGTCAATCAATTAAAAGTCAAAGACGAAAACAACCTCTGTTTCATGACCCAAACCACCTTATCTGTTGACGATACCCTCGAGATCACTTCAGCGCTTCAAAAGCGATTCCCTAAAATCATTGGGCCCCGTAAAGACGATATTTGTTATGCCACGACGAATCGGCAGCAGGCAGTCCGTGAATTGTCAGAAAAAAGCGACATGGTGCTGGTGGTCGGTTCAAAAAATTCCTCTAACTCAAATCGTTTGGCGGAGCTGGCCAAACGAATGGGCAAACCTGCTTATCTCATTGATTCTGATGCAGACATTCATGCTGACTGGTTAAAGAACATCAAATATATTGGTGTGACAGCAGGTGCTTCGGCACCTGATGTGTTAGTGCAGAAAGTCATTATTACGTTGCAATCATTAGGTGCTGATGAATCGATTGAAATGATGGGCCAAGAGGAAAATATCGTTTTTGAAATACCGAAACAGTTAAGGATTCATGCCACAGAAATCTCTTGTAGCTAG
- a CDS encoding glycosyltransferase family 39 protein, producing MKILEPSSTPQIFIIFYLALYAIIWTCAGYFLNPSVPYDAVEALNWANNLEFGSPKNPYMVSLVMFPSLLLKKWVALDLYWYASHFLAVSLGMLGVWLLGLRLFGRPILAFFSLMSLNLTGIINFDILPYNDNYLLVMFWPYLFLFFIKALYDHQKYWFLLALCSGLAAMSKYSSFAFLPFMLISLLFTSTGRKAFKYKEFYFSILLFILIITPNFIWLYQHDFAAFNWVKSQIKPALNLTVIIAFLCVFYPVIIILLILLPLGAKVAYPNTEEKKHFVFICLSPVFCIFIYFLFNEGGRITEWMQPFAILASSLTLCFLNVDKIKKWRNMNLCLLFFSILVCSGYILVLHNNIKGAGKKLDFIKKVSTQLNELWKNEYHTPLKYVGGGYLSQWLTFYSPDHPFITTKWSNENKPNIYNAHISLDDLQNSGALFLSHSGENCETADFNDVKKDYLGIHLTKKRDYGFTTAKGEHIQICLAFLAPKKSR from the coding sequence ATGAAAATTTTAGAACCATCTTCCACTCCACAGATTTTTATCATTTTTTATCTTGCGCTTTATGCGATTATTTGGACATGTGCAGGTTATTTTTTGAATCCCAGTGTGCCTTATGATGCTGTTGAAGCGTTAAATTGGGCCAATAACCTGGAATTTGGATCACCTAAAAATCCTTATATGGTTAGCCTTGTTATGTTTCCTTCATTATTGCTGAAAAAGTGGGTCGCCCTTGATCTTTACTGGTATGCCTCTCATTTTTTAGCGGTTTCTTTGGGTATGCTGGGGGTTTGGTTGCTGGGTTTACGACTGTTTGGTCGTCCTATCCTCGCTTTCTTTTCTTTAATGAGCCTGAATTTAACGGGCATTATTAATTTTGATATTCTTCCTTATAACGACAATTATTTACTGGTGATGTTTTGGCCTTATCTTTTCCTTTTTTTTATTAAAGCCCTCTACGATCATCAAAAATATTGGTTTTTGTTGGCCTTATGTTCTGGGTTAGCGGCAATGTCAAAATATTCTTCATTCGCTTTTTTACCCTTTATGTTGATTTCTCTTTTATTCACGTCGACAGGAAGAAAAGCATTTAAATATAAAGAATTCTATTTTTCTATATTACTTTTTATCTTGATCATAACCCCTAATTTCATTTGGCTTTATCAGCATGACTTTGCTGCCTTTAATTGGGTGAAATCTCAAATAAAACCCGCATTAAATCTTACAGTTATCATTGCTTTTTTATGTGTGTTTTATCCTGTTATCATTATTTTACTGATTTTATTGCCTTTAGGCGCAAAAGTAGCGTATCCCAATACAGAAGAAAAAAAACATTTTGTCTTTATTTGTTTATCTCCTGTTTTCTGTATTTTTATTTATTTTCTTTTTAATGAAGGGGGGCGAATCACTGAATGGATGCAACCTTTTGCTATATTAGCCTCATCACTGACATTGTGTTTTTTAAATGTGGATAAAATCAAAAAATGGCGAAATATGAATTTATGTTTATTATTTTTTTCTATATTAGTGTGTTCTGGTTACATACTCGTTTTGCATAATAATATTAAAGGCGCAGGTAAAAAACTGGATTTTATCAAAAAGGTGAGCACTCAATTGAATGAATTATGGAAAAACGAATATCACACCCCTTTAAAATATGTAGGAGGAGGGTATTTATCTCAATGGTTGACTTTTTATTCCCCCGATCATCCTTTCATCACGACAAAATGGTCGAATGAAAACAAACCCAATATTTACAATGCGCATATTTCTCTGGATGATCTTCAAAATTCAGGCGCATTATTTTTAAGTCATTCTGGAGAAAACTGTGAGACCGCCGATTTTAATGATGTCAAAAAAGATTATCTAGGCATTCATTTAACGAAAAAGCGCGATTATGGCTTTACAACAGCAAAGGGAGAACATATTCAAATATGTTTGGCGTTTTTGGCACCAAAAAAATCAAGATGA
- a CDS encoding IS630 family transposase, producing MKKTLRHPKANEEARQGFQEKIAGYQKQGKSLVYLDESGFAHDMPRLYGYATRGQRCFGTHDWQAKGRTNVIGALLGVTLIAVGLFNCSINSDVFYAWVTQLLLPALPHPCVMMMDNASFHKRKDIQHAILNAGHSIEYLPPYSPEFNPIEHTWAQAKRKRRELQCDINTLFSEHIM from the coding sequence ATAAAAAAAACTCTGCGTCATCCCAAGGCAAACGAAGAGGCACGACAGGGGTTCCAGGAAAAAATCGCGGGGTATCAAAAGCAGGGTAAATCTCTGGTTTATCTCGATGAGAGCGGCTTTGCTCACGATATGCCCCGCCTCTACGGATACGCTACACGAGGTCAACGCTGTTTTGGGACTCACGATTGGCAGGCTAAGGGCCGCACTAACGTCATTGGTGCCTTATTAGGGGTCACTCTCATCGCGGTGGGCCTCTTTAACTGCTCCATTAACAGCGATGTTTTTTATGCCTGGGTCACTCAGCTGCTCCTACCCGCTCTTCCTCATCCGTGCGTGATGATGATGGATAACGCTTCTTTCCACAAGCGAAAAGATATTCAACACGCCATTCTCAACGCCGGTCATTCTATTGAATATTTGCCTCCTTATTCGCCCGAGTTCAACCCTATTGAGCACACATGGGCTCAAGCTAAAAGAAAAAGAAGAGAACTTCAATGCGACATCAATACCTTGTTTTCAGAACATATTATGTAA
- a CDS encoding IS630 transposase-related protein — protein MSYSVDFRQKVLSIREKEGLSIRATAKRFHVGTDTLRRWLKRIEPKPSGPRRGKMDKEAFIKDVAEYPDSYQRERAARFGVCPKAIWQALKRWGLTYKKNSASSQGKRRGTTGVPGKNRGVSKAG, from the coding sequence ATGAGTTATTCAGTGGATTTTCGTCAAAAAGTCCTGAGTATTCGAGAGAAAGAAGGACTGAGCATCAGAGCAACGGCGAAGCGTTTTCACGTAGGTACAGATACTCTCAGGCGTTGGCTCAAGCGAATAGAACCGAAACCCTCGGGTCCGCGTCGAGGCAAGATGGATAAAGAGGCGTTTATCAAAGATGTGGCAGAGTATCCAGATAGCTATCAACGGGAACGGGCGGCCCGTTTCGGGGTGTGCCCCAAAGCCATCTGGCAAGCATTGAAAAGATGGGGTCTGACCTATAAAAAAAACTCTGCGTCATCCCAAGGCAAACGAAGAGGCACGACAGGGGTTCCAGGAAAAAATCGCGGGGTATCAAAAGCAGGGTAA
- the rfaF gene encoding ADP-heptose--LPS heptosyltransferase RfaF, with protein sequence MKILVIAPSWVGDMMMSHSLYRTLKVRHPNATIDVMAPEWCRALLSRMPEVAQIWTMPIGHGQLALFERRRLGIQLRSERYQRAYILPNSFKSALIPFFARIPHRIGWRGEMRYGLLNDWRILNPAAFPMMVQRYVALADDVADMKTQALSAAHLPQPFLWPQLQVTEKAVAEVKAVFSLKNDTPLIGFCPGAEFGPAKRWPHYHYAALAQTLIEKGYQIVLLGSAQDKHTGHKIRSALNPKAQQHCHDFTGHTSLEQAIDLIAACGAIVTNDSGLMHIAAALNQPLVALYGPSNPDFTPPLSPKAQVIRLISGYHKIRKGDDSEGYHDSLIGITPEQVMAALQTLCDASYPDEAQE encoded by the coding sequence ATGAAAATATTGGTGATCGCGCCTTCATGGGTGGGGGATATGATGATGTCTCACAGTTTGTATCGCACGCTGAAAGTGCGTCACCCCAATGCAACAATAGATGTGATGGCGCCGGAGTGGTGCCGTGCCTTACTGTCAAGGATGCCAGAGGTGGCGCAGATATGGACGATGCCCATCGGTCACGGTCAGTTGGCGCTTTTTGAGCGGCGACGTCTTGGTATTCAATTGCGTTCTGAGCGTTATCAACGCGCGTATATATTGCCTAATTCATTTAAATCGGCGTTGATCCCTTTTTTTGCACGTATTCCGCACCGGATTGGGTGGCGTGGTGAAATGCGATACGGCCTGTTAAACGATTGGCGAATATTAAACCCCGCCGCATTCCCGATGATGGTGCAACGTTATGTGGCACTCGCTGATGATGTTGCTGATATGAAAACCCAGGCGTTATCGGCGGCCCATTTACCTCAACCTTTTCTGTGGCCTCAGTTGCAGGTCACAGAAAAAGCAGTGGCAGAGGTCAAAGCGGTTTTTTCTTTAAAAAATGACACACCGCTGATAGGGTTTTGCCCAGGGGCCGAATTTGGCCCGGCAAAACGTTGGCCCCATTATCATTATGCGGCTTTAGCGCAAACACTCATTGAGAAGGGGTATCAGATCGTTTTATTGGGATCGGCACAAGATAAACACACAGGGCACAAGATCAGATCGGCCCTCAACCCAAAAGCGCAACAACACTGTCATGATTTCACCGGCCACACTTCGCTTGAACAGGCAATCGACCTGATTGCGGCTTGTGGCGCGATAGTGACGAATGACTCGGGTTTAATGCATATCGCGGCGGCTTTAAATCAGCCATTGGTCGCGTTGTATGGGCCGAGTAACCCTGATTTTACGCCCCCTTTATCCCCAAAAGCCCAGGTCATCCGTTTGATCAGCGGCTATCATAAAATTCGAAAAGGCGACGATTCGGAGGGGTATCATGACAGTTTGATTGGGATCACACCCGAGCAGGTAATGGCCGCTTTGCAAACATTGTGTGATGCTTCTTACCCTGATGAAGCACAGGAATAA
- the rfaC gene encoding lipopolysaccharide heptosyltransferase RfaC: protein MQVLLVKTSSMGDVLHTLPALTDAMNAREKIRFDWVIEENFVQIPTWHPAVDKVIPVAIRRWRQHWFSKSVRAERALFKQALQKKHYDVVIDAQGLLKSAALITRLARGIKHGFDRQSAREAFASAFYHQRHRVDKNQHAVERLRDLLAKSLGYSKPSCRGDYGIRSAFVSKNRPHDPYLVLIHSTTQEAKHWPELHWRNLIEQITKGGAPIKIKLPWGTEPEYQRACRLAEGFSQVEVLPHCDLEAIAHILASAQAVVSVDTGLSHLAAALGKPNLTLFGPTDPLLIGGYGDHQMSIVSETKKMDAIFVDKIMSALKQYIL from the coding sequence ATGCAGGTTCTGTTAGTCAAAACTTCCTCTATGGGCGATGTGTTACACACGTTGCCCGCGTTGACGGATGCTATGAACGCGCGCGAAAAAATTCGTTTTGATTGGGTCATCGAAGAGAATTTTGTTCAAATCCCCACTTGGCACCCCGCCGTAGATAAAGTCATCCCAGTGGCCATTCGACGTTGGCGTCAACACTGGTTTAGCAAATCCGTGCGTGCAGAGCGGGCGCTTTTTAAACAGGCATTACAAAAAAAGCACTATGATGTGGTGATAGATGCCCAGGGTTTACTCAAAAGTGCGGCCTTGATCACGCGCCTTGCGCGGGGCATCAAGCATGGGTTTGACCGCCAAAGTGCGCGTGAAGCTTTTGCCAGTGCGTTTTATCATCAGCGCCACCGGGTGGATAAAAACCAGCATGCGGTCGAAAGGCTCCGTGATTTATTGGCGAAAAGCCTGGGCTATTCAAAACCGTCTTGTCGTGGTGACTATGGCATCCGTTCTGCATTTGTTTCAAAAAATAGACCACATGATCCCTACCTGGTTTTGATTCATTCAACAACGCAAGAGGCAAAGCATTGGCCTGAACTTCATTGGCGAAACCTGATTGAGCAGATCACAAAAGGAGGGGCCCCTATAAAAATCAAGTTACCCTGGGGAACGGAGCCCGAATATCAACGGGCCTGCCGTTTGGCTGAGGGTTTTTCTCAAGTTGAGGTATTACCCCATTGTGATTTAGAAGCCATCGCCCACATTCTGGCTTCCGCTCAAGCCGTGGTCTCTGTTGACACGGGTTTAAGCCACCTGGCGGCGGCGTTGGGTAAACCTAATCTCACTTTGTTTGGCCCAACAGACCCCCTATTGATAGGGGGCTATGGTGACCATCAAATGTCGATCGTTTCAGAGACAAAAAAAATGGACGCGATTTTTGTTGATAAAATCATGTCTGCCTTAAAACAGTACATTTTGTAA